Genomic DNA from Thermobifida alba:
CCATCACCGTCTTGAGCTCACCGAGTGTCGCGGCGCCCTCGATGCGGACCTCGGTGGGCAGCTCCGCCGTGTCGAGCGCCTTCTCCAGGAAACGCGCTCCCGTACGGCTCCTTCCCACGGCCTGCCAGTAGGACCGCAGCGCACAGACGAGGCGTACAGCCCCGGCCTCGTCCCCGTTGTCGTTCAGGAAGCGCAGCGCCTTCTCCAGATCCGTGTGCCACTGGTCCAGTCGGCTCAGGTGGTGGGCCTGCTCCGGCCCGGTGAGCTCGTCGCGCACCGATTCGCTCATGGACAGCATGTAGTCGGCGTGGCCCCGCAGCACCTCGGTGTACCGCCCGGTCTCCCGCAGCCACTCCAGCACGTACTGCCTGGTGAGACCGGCCATCTGGAAGGTGATGTCCCCGTCGGGGCACTCCCCCACGTGGAGGAGGTTCTTGTCGATGAGCTGCTCCAGACGGCGCTGCGTCTCAGCCTCGCCGACCCCGCCCACCCCCCGGGCTGCCGGAAGGTCGAACCCCGCGTGGAAGGCCGCGACCCGTCCCAGGAACTCCTGGTCGGCGGGGTGTAACCGCAGCAGGTGCCAGGTGATCGCCGACCGCATGCAGGAGTGGCGGGACAGGGTGTTGCTTCCCGCCACCGAGAGCACGTCCAAGTCCCTGTCGAGGCTTTCGAGCAGCGCCTGCGGTGACGACAGCTTCATCCGGGCGGCGGCGAGTTCGATCGCCAGCGGCAGCCCGTCGGTCCGGACGCACAGCTGGGCGACCGCGTGGCGGTTCTCCGTGGTGAGGGCGAATCCGGGACGTACCGCCCGGGTCCGCTGGATGAACAGGCGTACCGACGCCACCTTCTCCAGTTCGGCCAGGTCGCTGTCGCCCTCGGGATCGGGTACGGCCAGAGGAGCCAGCCTGAACAGGTCCTCACCGTAGATCCCGAGGGGCTCGCAGACGGTGACCAGTACCGTCAGCCGCGGACAGGCCGCCACCAGGGAGACCAGGACGGTGGGCAGCGATTCCAAAAGTTCGTCACATCCGTCCAAAACAAGCAGGAAGTGACGTTTGCCCAGGTATTCGGCAAGGCATTCCAACGGAGTGTCGGCGGTGTCGGCGTCTCCCGTCCGGAGTGCTCCAATCAGCGTTTGGAGCAGCTCTTCCCTGCTCCGTGCACCGTCGAGCACCAGAAAACACCCGCCGTCCTCGAACTCCCCGGAGACGTCCGTGTAGAGGGCCGAGGCCAGTCGACTTTTTCCTGCTCCGGCAGCCCCCGTGATCGTGACCATTCGAATCTCCGGAGAGGTGATCTTGTCTCGGAGAGCGGCGAACTCGGCCTCTCTACCGATGAGCGGTGTGGGGAAATGGGCCGGAACTGTACTCGCCTGCTCCGCAATGACCTGGGTAAACCCTATGGGACTCCGTGGGACGATGCGCACTTACTCCCCTTTCCGACAGCTTACGTAACGGGCAGACCGGCGCCAGACACCGAGAAGGAAACTACCCATAGTGCCACCAAAACTCCACAGGGGAACAAGGAGTTCTTTTCCCATCCATCACCCCCGAGCCGCCTCATCACCTCCCATCCCCTCCCACTTCCTCCAAGAACTCCCATCAGGTCGTCCTGCTCCCTCCAAGGTGAGGCCCCTCCGGAGGTGCCGGCACAAAGACACCGCCGGGGAAACTCCGGTCCGGTGTGAATACAGAGAAAGAAGAGGCGGCCCCGGTGGTTCAGGGCTGCCTCTTTAGGTGTTTCATCTTTGCCGAATCGAACGGATAACAGTCGCTTCCCGGGAAACCGGAATTTCCGGCGGACGACCGGTGTCCCGGTTTTGCCGTCCCGTCTGCGGGGGTCAGCCTGCCACGTCGACGCTGGGTTCGCCGGAGGCCACACCCTCGGCGCGCATCTCCTCGGCGATGCGCAGAGCCTCCTCGATCAGGGTCTCCACGATCTGCGACTCCGGCACGGTCTTGATCACCTCGCCCTTGACGAAGATCTGCCCCTTGCCGTTGCCCGAGGCCACCCCCAGGTCGGCCTCACGCGCCTCCCCGGGACCGTTGACCACACACCCCATCACCGCCACCCGCAGCGGCACGTCCAGCCCTTGCAGCCCCGCGGTGACCCGGTCAGCCAACGTGTAGACATCCACCTGCGCACGCCCGCAACTGGGACAGGACACGATCTCCAACCCGCGCTGGCGCAACCCCAGCGACTCCAGGATCTGCGCGCCGACCTTGACCTCCTCAGCCGGCGGCGCCGACAGCGACACCCGGATGGTGTCGCCGATCCCCTCGGCCAACAGCGCGCCGAACGCCACCGCAGACTTGATGGTGCCCTGGAAGGCCGGGCCCGCCTCGGTCACCCCCAGGTGCAGCGGATAGTCGCAGCGCTGGGCCAGCAGCCGGTAGGCCTGGACCATGACCACCGGGTCGTTGTGCTTGACCGAGATCTTGATGTCGCGGAAACCGTGCTCCTCGAACAGCGAGCACTCCCACAGCGCCGACTCCACCAGCGCCTCGGGCGTGGCCCTGCCGTACTTGGCCAGCAGCCGCCTGTCCAGTGAGCCGGCGTTGACGCCGATACGGATCGGCACCCCGGCCTCGGACGCGGCCTTGGCGATCTCCCCGACCCGGTCGTCGAACTTCTTGATGTTGCCCGGGTTGACCCGCACCGCCGCACAGCCCGCCTCGATCGCGGCGAACACGTACCTGGGCTGGAAGTGGATGTCGGCGACCACCGGGATCTGCGACTTGCGCGCGATGACCGGCAACGCCTCGGCATCATCGGCACTGGGCACCGCCACCCGCACGATCTGACACCCCGCGGCGGTCAGCTCCGCGATCTGCTGCAGCGTGGCGTTGATGTCGGCGGTCACCGTGGTGGTCATCGACTGCACCGAGATCGGAGCATCGCCCCCCACCGCAACGTCACCCACCATGATCCGCCGCGACTGACGACGTTCGGCCAGTGCCGCCCCGTCGGGATCGCGGACCTTCGGCATCCCCAGCGGTATCCCCGTCACCGTTCCTCCTTTCCGCTCCGGTGCCTCAGCAGCAACCGCGCCAGTGCGCCGTCGATCCCGTCCAGGGTGCTGTAGCCGTTCCCGCCGTCCAGGTCGGCCACTGCCCCGACCACGGCCAGGGAGATGTCCTGGACGGTCAGGCCGCACTCGGACAGCACGTCGTCCCTGCTTCCGTGACCGAGGAAGCGTCGGGGGACACCGAACTCCCGCAGGGGGGTGGACACCCCGGCGTCGCGCAGTGTCTGGGAGATCGTCGCCCCGATCCCGCCGATCCGGCTGTTGTCCTCGATGGTGACCACCAGTCGGTGTCTGCGTGCCACGTCGGCCAACCCCGGGTTGACCGGTGACACCCAGCGCGGGTCGATCACCGTCACACCGATCCCCTGGGCGCGGATCCCCTCGGCCACCCCGAGGGCGACCCGCGCCAGCGCTCCCACCGAGACGACCAGCACGTCCAGCGAGCCGGACCGCCGCAGCACGTCCATCCCGGCGAAGGTCATCTCGGCCGGCAGGTCCTCCCCGGTCGGTCCCTTGGGGAACCTGACCAGGGTGGGCCCCTCCGACCAGGCCACGGCCTCGTCGAGCAGTTCGGCCAGCCGCGCGCCGTCGCGCGGCGCGGCGATGCGCAGTCCCGGCACCACCTGCAGGACCGACATGTCCCACATGCCGTTGTGGCTGGGGCCGTCGTTACCGGTGATCCCCGAACGGTCCAGCACGAACGTCACCGCGCAGCGGTGCAGGGCGACGTCCATGAGCACCTGGTCGAGCGCCCGGTTGACGAACGTGGAGTAGACGGCCACCACGGGGTGGACACCTCCCATGGCCAGCCCCGCGGCCATGGTCACCGCATGCTGTTCCGCGATTCCCACGTCGATGACACGGTCGGGGAAGCGTTGCCGCATGGGCAGCAGTCCCGTCGGCTCCAGCATGGCCGCCGTGATCGCCACGACGTCCGGGCGCTCTGCCGCGATCTCGACGATCCGCTCCCCGAAGACGGAGGTGAACGAGCGCCCCTTCGTCGAGGGGGCCAGCGCCTTCCCGGTGCGCGGGTCCATCGGTTTCACCGTGTGTCCGCGGTCGAGTTCGTTGTTCTCCGTGTGGACGAAGCCGCGGCCCTTCTCGGTCACGACGTGCACGACCACCGGCCGCCCCAGCGCGCGGGCCCGGCGCAGCGCCTCCTGGAGAGCCCCGATGTCGTGTCCGTCCACCGGACCCGTGTAGGCCAGTCCGAGCTGCTCGAAGACTCCGGGCCCGTCGTGTCCGGCGCGCAGCGCACTGAAGTGGTCCGCGACTCCTCCCCTCGTGGGTGCGTAGGAGCGCTGGTTGTCGTTGAGGACGATGACCAGCGGCCGGTCCGGACCGTCTGCGAGGTTGTTGAGCGCCTCCCAGGC
This window encodes:
- the ispG gene encoding flavodoxin-dependent (E)-4-hydroxy-3-methylbut-2-enyl-diphosphate synthase, coding for MPKVRDPDGAALAERRQSRRIMVGDVAVGGDAPISVQSMTTTVTADINATLQQIAELTAAGCQIVRVAVPSADDAEALPVIARKSQIPVVADIHFQPRYVFAAIEAGCAAVRVNPGNIKKFDDRVGEIAKAASEAGVPIRIGVNAGSLDRRLLAKYGRATPEALVESALWECSLFEEHGFRDIKISVKHNDPVVMVQAYRLLAQRCDYPLHLGVTEAGPAFQGTIKSAVAFGALLAEGIGDTIRVSLSAPPAEEVKVGAQILESLGLRQRGLEIVSCPSCGRAQVDVYTLADRVTAGLQGLDVPLRVAVMGCVVNGPGEAREADLGVASGNGKGQIFVKGEVIKTVPESQIVETLIEEALRIAEEMRAEGVASGEPSVDVAG
- a CDS encoding ATP-binding protein, producing MRIVPRSPIGFTQVIAEQASTVPAHFPTPLIGREAEFAALRDKITSPEIRMVTITGAAGAGKSRLASALYTDVSGEFEDGGCFLVLDGARSREELLQTLIGALRTGDADTADTPLECLAEYLGKRHFLLVLDGCDELLESLPTVLVSLVAACPRLTVLVTVCEPLGIYGEDLFRLAPLAVPDPEGDSDLAELEKVASVRLFIQRTRAVRPGFALTTENRHAVAQLCVRTDGLPLAIELAAARMKLSSPQALLESLDRDLDVLSVAGSNTLSRHSCMRSAITWHLLRLHPADQEFLGRVAAFHAGFDLPAARGVGGVGEAETQRRLEQLIDKNLLHVGECPDGDITFQMAGLTRQYVLEWLRETGRYTEVLRGHADYMLSMSESVRDELTGPEQAHHLSRLDQWHTDLEKALRFLNDNGDEAGAVRLVCALRSYWQAVGRSRTGARFLEKALDTAELPTEVRIEGAATLGELKTVMGEYDEAHRHLVHALRGYRQAGDTAAEASCRKGLGTLAYHRGDLDQAARLLEESATALRKAGDTVAHAAALRDLAECHLAGGDPAAARAPAETALRESTRRGDRRAVALANRVLADVEFAVGNQDRAERLHRTSLEELHSLGDRGSCATGLERFAVLLARRYGRVTKSWRRTARGLGAARALRAATGCAAPRPLAAVIEEVREQARIRLGDDAFDEEWRAGRSAGVHAVLAEMTAPLDLSITERQRRYGADVPLTQREIEVAELVARGMTNREIARRLGIAEWTAVNHLRKVMRKLDCSSRVHVASWVTRREREEQERAGS
- a CDS encoding 1-deoxy-D-xylulose-5-phosphate synthase, producing MSLLETVDGPAQLRGMTITELTELAGEIREFLIEHVSRTGGHLGPNLGVVELTIALHTVFESPRDRLLWDTGHQSYVHKLLTGRQSGFDRLRQAGGLSGYPSRAESEHDLVENSHASTALSYADGLARADAYRGHTDRAVVAVIGDGAMTGGMAWEALNNLADGPDRPLVIVLNDNQRSYAPTRGGVADHFSALRAGHDGPGVFEQLGLAYTGPVDGHDIGALQEALRRARALGRPVVVHVVTEKGRGFVHTENNELDRGHTVKPMDPRTGKALAPSTKGRSFTSVFGERIVEIAAERPDVVAITAAMLEPTGLLPMRQRFPDRVIDVGIAEQHAVTMAAGLAMGGVHPVVAVYSTFVNRALDQVLMDVALHRCAVTFVLDRSGITGNDGPSHNGMWDMSVLQVVPGLRIAAPRDGARLAELLDEAVAWSEGPTLVRFPKGPTGEDLPAEMTFAGMDVLRRSGSLDVLVVSVGALARVALGVAEGIRAQGIGVTVIDPRWVSPVNPGLADVARRHRLVVTIEDNSRIGGIGATISQTLRDAGVSTPLREFGVPRRFLGHGSRDDVLSECGLTVQDISLAVVGAVADLDGGNGYSTLDGIDGALARLLLRHRSGKEER